One Brassica napus cultivar Da-Ae chromosome C2, Da-Ae, whole genome shotgun sequence DNA window includes the following coding sequences:
- the BNAC02G30060D gene encoding uncharacterized protein BNAC02G30060D: MGRKTWCWFMNNNIRHIKTLIRYEVKEEEAALIFPKDPPWFKAWMVPVMMIFVFFIVAVVGICRRCRNCRRGENSPSIHPISQTT; this comes from the coding sequence ATGGGAAGAAAAACATGGTGTTGGTTTATGAACAACAATATAAGACACATAAAAACTTTGATAAGGTACGaagttaaagaagaagaagctgcatTGATCTTCCCAAAAGATCCTCCATGGTTCAAGGCATGGATGGTTCCAGTGatgatgatttttgttttctttatcgTCGCTGTTGTAGGAATTTGTCGACGTTGTCGAAATTGTCGCCGTGGTGAAAATTCTCCCAGCATCCATCCTATCTCGCAGACCACATAA